The genomic window GTTCCTCGCAAATAGTGCTGTCTTTGTGGTCACTCTGGGCCGGCAGGCAGCCTGGGCACTTAAAAAGTGGCAAAATTGGCAGGAGATGGGAAAGACACCTTTATTCCAAAATATGACAGGACATACTGGAGGGAATCTACCAAAGAGGTGCAAAGTGGGGACAAAATAAGATCTGGACACTTAAGCTGTGTCTGAATCCTGTTAAATTACTTTTCAGCTATACAGATTATATTCCCAGCTAAACTCTCCTTGTGAGTGTAGCAAATTCTCTGAGTCTGAGACTGCTCTTTAGGCTTCTCTATTATTCATTCAAAGCATTTAGGAgaggttttcttcctcttgtcttgctctgctgttttctgccttccccttcctttcaaGCACATACTCCCTATGTTGCTGTCCTACCAGGCCCTACCCAGGACTGGAAGGAATCTTGTGGATGCAATATGCTGCACTTAAAGGCAAATGAAGAAATTTGCAGAAATACCCAATCCCTTCCCAGACATGTGCACTGTAACAAATTGGCCACTCTGTGTCAGATAAGCATCCTCCCATGCAATCATTTCTCAAATTTAGAACACGTTACCAGAAGGGGGAACAATCATCCCTGTTGGAGGTAGCAATCATCCTAACTCCTTTGTCCAGCATGCCCAAACAATTACTGGAAATTAACTGTACTGTATGGTCAGGTGTCAACCTGAGCCTGACAAACATCCCCATGAAATGGAAGGGATCAGAATgtggattaaaacaaaaaccagccaACCATGCAGCTAAGAGGTTTCTTGGGGTCCTGGAAGCATCAGTACTCCCCACCATAAAGTCACAGAATCTTTTAAATTGTAAAAGATCCTTAAGATCCTTGAGTTCAATTATTAACCTGACCCTGCCAAGCCCAGCACTGAGCCACATCCCTAAGCTCCACatctgcatatttttaaaatactttcagggatggtgactcaaccacttccctgtgcaacctgtcccagtgcttgataacccttttggtgaagaaatttttgccaatttccaatctaaacctcccctggtacaACTTGAACTATTCTTATCAATGGTCAgtacttcaaaagaaaagtaGTCTTTCCTGCTGTTGCTGACCATGGAATCACTAAATGATTGAGTTGGGGAGGGACCTTTcaaggtcatctggtccaatccCCTGCTCAAGCCAGGGATACCAGGCTACCTATAGCCTGGCCCACCTACAGCCATGGACTGTGTCCAGGCAACTCTCCATTGAGGGACACCCCACAACCTCTCTGGCCAACCTCTGTCAGTGTTCAgtcactctcacagtaaaaaggtgtttcctgatgttcagaggcaACACCTTCTGTcgttcagtttgtgcccatggccgcttgtcctgtcactggggcACCACTGAAGTGTTTGACTCTTCTTGTACCATCCTTTCAGGTATTTATATACATTAATTGGATCCTAACCAACAAGtcttttctccaggccaaaCAGTCCCAGATCTCTCAGTCTTTCCCCCCAGGACAGAAGGTCTGGTCCCTTTATCCTCTTTGTACCCCTTTGGTAGATTCTCCTCAGTATGTCCATGTCTCCCTTGCCCTCTTGATGCTGTTGAGATGTTGAGTCAGAGGGACTCGAGGCATGCCAGCTCTCCATGCCTGCCTTGTGTCTTAAGCACATTCACACCAGTATTGGGTGTAGACAGAGTTCCCAGTCCAAAGTGGAAGTGTCCGAAGCTCACAAGATTTCCTTTTCAAACCTGTGCTGTCCACCTCTACTTCCATTTTGACAGCAGTTGGGCTGCCAGTTTGCTGTAGCCATTGCTTGTCCCATGTTTCACCTTGTACTCTCACTATTCACCTTTTCTACCTTGTGCTGTCACTGTCCCGCTGCTTCTGCCCTGAAGGGAGCTCCTCAGAGCATCATGAATCCTGCCAGTTACTGCATCAGTCTAACCACACCCTCTTGCATTGGCAACAATTAGATACCCCTGAACTTTGTTATTAATCACCTTTTCCATTAGCACCAGTTCTTCAGACATCCTCCATCAGGTTAGAAAATGAAAGCTGCTGCAGTTCCACTGCTCCATTCTGTTGTGAATTTGGTTAtcttcagcagctggagataGAGGTTGCAGGCTTCACATTTCTTGTGTTCTGAATATAGCGTCAGGTTTCCTGTTTCACAGGCGTTGAGCCCTGTTGTTCAACAGCCTGATCGAAACATCTTGTGGTGCACACTCCTTGCTTTGGCATGGAGGGAAGCAGATCAGAAGTTTCTGCAGCTGATGAGAGCGAAGAAGTAACATATACTTCTGTCAAATTCTCTCAGACGCCTCCGCCAAGGGCCaaagctgcacagggaaaaagaGGTGAGCAAAGATGGATGAGGTAGGTCAACAGAAATTTTTACTTTGAGTGGAAGCAAGATCTAACAGAAACACTCTGAACTGGCCACTGATTCTGAGTGCCAGCTTTGAGAGCTGTTGCTTTGGTTCTAAAATTATCGTGAATATTTTAATGTGATGAAAGCTGATGAGTTAGAGACCCAGCATTTTTCCCCTCCGTCTCACCGACCTCCTTCAGTGTCTACTCCTGGGCACTCAACCCAGGCAtccttttcttcaaaacagaTTTAAAGTTGTCTGCTTGTCAGCAGTAAGAAGTTGTGAGCAATAGTTCTTTGAAGGGCACGCAAGATGCGAATACAGATAAATTAGAGGCGTATGCTAATCAGAGATCAGAGACAGAGAAAGCATATGAGATCATCCAGCCTCTCTCCCGTGGGGCTATGCAGGATTCTTTTGTgatacattttttcctgttttctgtgttcTAGTGTTACATACCTCCCAGTGAgaaaattttcagcttttgctgTGAAACAGTTCTTCAGAGCACTTTAGTATCAGGAAGATTTTCTTAGTgctttccttaatttttttctttccttatttcatCTTCATTACCCTTGATTAGGCCTGCAAATGTCACATGGAACAATTCCTCTGGCTGCTTAGTTGAGAAACACCACCTTCAAAGAGTAAAACTTTGCATTGGTGATCAATCTTTGTAAGTATTTCCTTCACGCAAAATGGtggaggggttggaactagatgatcttagggtcctttccaacccaaaccattctatgattctatgattctatgaaatgtcAGTGTGCTTTAGATGAGTTGTGTTGCATTGGCTGCAACACTAATGGTTGCCCTTAAATTTTCTGAGCTGTTACAGAAAAGGGGACTCTCATTGTGGGATACGAGATTTCTATGCCCTGATCAGAATAATTTCTTATACCTGTGGTGTTTCCTGTTGCCTGGTCACTTGCTTCACTATGGAAACAAAGCCAGCACAGAAACCCCCAAGTTCCTATCTGGTACTTACACTCAATCTGTTTGGATGGCAGTCTTGCTTTTGCACATATTTTCAtcagaaattatgttttctgtcacatcagaaaacacagtgaCATCCTTTCATTCCTGCCATTCCTGTTCACCCCCATCCTATTGAAAGGGGATTACCCTATGCCCTCTTAAgatgtttgcatttttctttttaacatctCTCCACATTCTTTTATGGACCCTCATCTTTTTGAGCTATGGTCAGAGAGCCTAAAATAAGGAAGCTGAAATTTGAACATACTTTTTGTgcatattatttatttctcagttctTTTGGTCTTTTGAAGATCTTTATGTTCaactctctcccttcctccatcACTTCTGAGAAATGTGCTCTCAGGTATTTCTCCTCTGTTCAAATGCACACCCTTGCTTGTGAGAGATTGGTTACGTGAAAAGGGACATATAGATTCAGGATATACAGATTCTTTGCAGCTTACTGATCTGAGAAGCTGGCTACGTGAGAACAGGCACATAGACCCTTGCAGCTAGCTGAGCAAGGTCTCATAAGACAAAGCACCACACATCCTGTGTAACAACTGAAGTTACAGAATATTACATGTATCTTGCTCAGTAACTGAACCACCATTGAGTCTTACTGCTGAACTATGGGTTTATTTGCAGAGCCAGCAAGGTTAGGTTTTGGCAGTATAAACAATGGACATCTGTGGTTAGAAGGCCAGGGaaaaaggcagaactgctgACCACGAAGGGGGTCTAAGGAGGGGTTTAGAATCAGCTTAGTCGACGTGAACCACTTAGAATGCGCCGTTAAGAATATGCATAAAGCCTATTATTGTTAGTATATAAGGAGTTCTGGTACAATCAATAAATCGGATTCCTGTTGATCACTCATACTTGAGCGTCTGGGTTTCCCCTCTATCGCGACACTTGCTGACTTTGTAGGCACAGTATCATGGGTGTGTAGATCAGTCCTCTGGTCAAACCAACAGGTTTTGGTGCTTATGGACTCCTTGAAAACAGAGTTGCCCTggttgtttcttctttttggcTTCCAGAGAGCCTTAGATGTGCTGCACTACCAGAATGCCAGTACAGCGGTAACTTTAAGACAGTGTTAGCCTGTGTAGTGTGCTTAGAGTAACAGCAATAACCAGGTCTGTGCCACAGCCAAGAACAGAATCCTTGTTTCTCAAATTCTCCTCCTTGGCTCTAGGTAGTCGTGCTGCTTCCACACTGAGGTaggcaggagctgaggggagCTATTTGGGACAGTGCCATGACATTCTTCAGATTGTCCTAGATGAGTTGAATTGTAAAATGCTAACAGCTTTCAGTTTTTGAACTGAATATGGATTCACAAACCTAAAAATATTTGGTCTTGTTGCTTGCAAATGAATGGAGAGTATCAGAGTAATTTCCCCAGAGCACTGAGAGACCTAATGGGTGTTTTGTACACAGCAAGTGGTAACACTGGATATTTACATTAAATGTCCACCAGTCCTCTTCCCCCCTTGGATAGACTCTTCCACAGTTCCTCAGACAACtacatggaaatatttctggatGCTCCAGTCAGATTTTCCTCCTGTTTCAAACTCAACTTAGATACTTGTCCCATCCACTCCTACAAGAGCTTCACGTGTAGTTCGGGGGCTGTTGAACCTGTTTTAAAAAGTGTGAACTGCAGGGACTCCTTTTGCAGCAGGTAAAACTCCTGATTTGTGAAATACTTTATTCCACTTCTCTGTTTTCCCACttcactttattatttttttccttccaaaattaTCTAATaccatatttttttcatttttacgAACTTCAGTGACTCTCCCACTGCTGGGGTTGTGGAGGTGCCCTGGATTTTGTTTTGATGATGAGTCACTCCCTTTTTTCTGCAGTTGGTTTGAAACAATAGAGAGTGAACTGCTCTATTCATTGCCAGGGGGGACCAGCTCCGTGCCCGGTGCTGACATTTAAGGATTAACTGTTTCACAGACTGCCATCCCGGTTGCCTTGTCCTGGCAGTAGTTTTTCCTAAAATGTAACGCTGATCTGAAGGATGCAGGAGACAGCTTCTTCAGAGAGtcaagagaggaaggaaaacaaaagcataaaTGCGATCTCAAACCAGGATTTATGTTCCATCAGATGTTTATCCCCTTTTGCCAAGTTTTCAGTTGtaatctgaagagaaaaatctccACCCTACTCCTTAACCTCGGGCTGACTTCATTCTCTTGAGGCCTAATCTGATGACAAAACCCAAGCTGCCAGGGATACAAACAAGAGGAATAGAGAGCAGAGTCAAGTTTAAGTTCCAGACCCAGTCCAAGTCCTTCAGTTCTCCTGTTGCCCCTTTGCGTGAAGCTAAGGAGTAGGTTGTAACTGAAAagtctttctgtattttgtctCTGAAAAATGATGGGGTTTTGTTATTGagtaatgattaaaaaaaataagaaatgttactttttaaaCTATGTTTGGGACAGCTAGAAGATCCTACAAGCCTCAGGAAACGTGAGAAAACCTCTATCTTAGAAAAGATCTTTGTACCAGAAGAATGATGCTTACAACAAAGCTCACTCATGATCTCCCTTGTTACCTTAGAAACTTCTCGCTAAAACTGCAGGCCTAAATGTGTTGCTATAAATGAGAAAATGACCTTAACATTAGTGAGCCTGCAAACTGCTCaaggtaaaaagaaattaatttttattaatttactgATCTGGTCTACTTTCTGCGTTTGGACAAAGCTTCTATTGTTTTAAGGATGCATTCTTGTTTTTAAGTCCCTTCCCCTTCTGTTTTAGCACTggctttctttgtctttctcaCAATATTCTTCATATATGATTTGTTTTCAACCTCCACCAAGAGATTAATTGTGTTTCTTTGGGTCCCGTGACATGACCAAGAGAGAAGCACCTCAAATTTCATGAGGTCCATGGGGACTTTGCTGCTAGATTTGGGTAGAAGGCTCTGGAACATCACAAGAGCAGGATGTGGTACATAAGTTAGCTGCACATTTACTGCTTCTTAGAAAGTGCTGTTGTCTGTGCAGCTATTGTACTGAGattaataaaacaagaaaaccaaactCCCCTGGAGCTCATCCGTGCCAGTAAGTGTCATTCTCTCCTCTGTCTGTGAAAGAGGAGATTTTAGTGCTGAGATTTCAAATGTTTTATGCAAAGTGAATGCCTCTCAGGTGAAACACAGCTCCAGGAGATGACAATTGAAAAGCAACATGTAACCTGGAGGTTAACATGTTGTGCTGTACATAAGCAGATCTCTACAGGCCAGTCCTGACCAGCCCTTTGaaagggagctgtgctgggctaCAGTGGAAGTTGCCCCAAGGACTCACCCTCTGCCACTGGCAGCCAGTGAACAGCAAACAATGGTGGTGAAAGTGTGAAGGGACAGATGTCCCAAGGTCTTCAAGGCTGGCTCTCCCATCCTGCCACCAGACCATGAAAGATGAAGATGTAGGACTGATTTGGGATTATCCTGGGAAGATGTAGCATGACCATGTGTGAACAGGTCATGTGAACCTGAACAGCCTGTGAACAGGATGCTGAGATTAAACCTATTGTTGTTGCTGGGAGAGCTAGGGGAAAAgctttggatttatttttacatgtaaGCTGGAACATGGTGGCTGTAGCAATGCAGCTCTGAGTTTCCACCCCAAGCTTCAGTGCTGAGGCAGGAGTGGATTTGTTGGGAGGCTCCTGCCAGCACAAGGTGCCACATGGTGCCTAGGTGGCTCCAGCTGACCTGTGGCAggtgcttcctctgctgggGTCAGCCACCACAGAGGCTGGACCAGCAGGCTCTGTGgccaggcaggggcagagctgtggctgatGTGAAGACAGGTACCCCCTGGGAAGCTCAGGCAGGGACCGATGGCCCCAAACCCAGCTGAAATGGGGCCCTGGGCTAAAGGGCAGGGGCACGGGGAGGCCCCAGTttggctgggcagggacagtgaTGTCAGCCACGTGCAGAGTGTAGACAGACACGATATTCTAACTAGTGCAGTTCCTTGTGGAAATGCCAAGGACACAAGCAAACCACGTAAAACCACAGTCAGTTTTCATGTGCCTTCTGTTCACTatggtttcttttctcttttacagcTCCCCATCTGTGGTCAGCAGTTCTGAAGGGCTTGGCCATAGGCTTTGGGACACTGAGCATCTCCCTGGCGATTGCTTTGATTTGGAAGATGAGTAAGTGCACAAAGGGCTGCTGAGAATGAGCAACCAACAGCAAAGGACCAGCGACACATCTAACCCCAGGAACTCCATTATATGGAGTTAAAACCAGAAGCTATTCTAGGTTTCTACCAGCCTTATGTACCCACTGCCTATCCAGAATATTTTGAAGAATATATTCCTCACGCAGGCTCCAGGCAACCCATTTCAGATCCTGTAGCAAAGAACAGTTAAACACATTGAAAAGCCTTTTTAGACTTGCCTGGTAAAGATTGTGGTAAACTGTAGAACAAACAGGTCTGTAATATATTTGCATGCATGCAGAAGGTGCTAGACCATGTGGAGGAGCTTACTGTTAGCTGCTTAAAATCCACTCACCTAAGGTGGGATGTGATCACACCATACCCACAGAGTGTGATCTGTTTTCAGATAGACAGTTTTAGTTATTGGGTATCTGAGTGGTTCAGCGGAAACCTGGGGGGCAGGGTAGGTGTGTGCATGCTTGCACCAGCATCAGAGTGCACGTGACTATTGTAAGATTTCGAAATTacactggtttttttcagaatcttGTCCTGACTTGAGCTTCCTGCATTTTAACTGTCCAAAAGAGTTGGTTCTCAGGAAGTCCTTGCTGACAAGTGTTTCTGTTGGTTAATGGTAGTGAAGAGTACGAGTACTTTGACTTCTTTACAGGTGACTGCCACCCACACTGCCCTCAACAGTGGGTGGCCTACAGAGGGAGCTGCTACTCCTTCTCCACTGCGAAGAAGGACTGGAATTCCAGCCAGGAATCCTGCAGGGCACAAGGAGCTCACCTCCTGGTGATCAGTGATACCTGGGAAATGGTAATGGTTTTCTTTGGCTTTGAGGATCTCCCATTTCCTTGCAGATACCTAAGTGACTGACATACAAGCAGTGCTGTCCCTTCAgcaatattttggttttaaaggaGAGGAAGGATTTACAACTGTGATGTTATACATCACAAAGTTtgcaggaagcagagaagcaaaggggagaagggagagatgAGGGTCACTGTCAGGTACTCAGAATCATCCTGTGAAGGATGGTAGGAGACAGCCTTCTCCACTGCTCCTCTCCACCTCCCCTCCTATTCCCAATAAGGCTGATATGAATGATTACAGGAAACGACCGTGCCACTGAGCAGTCATTGTACTCATTGCCTGCAAACCGATACCTCCCTACTCTCAAGGAATTCTTTCTTTGCAAAAGCGATGCTTCTCCTCCCTGTgactgctccagctcctcctgctcctcctgctcagtGACCCATGCCATTCCCTGTGTTCATGCTTAGATATTTCATTCTCAGTCTCTTTTCAATGCTTACTTCCTCTGTCTGTCAAAGTacctcagctgtgctggtgaaATAAGGAACCATGTGTTCCACTGCAGGTGCTCTCTGGGGGCAGGGGCATGTATGGTCACTAGAGAAATGGGTAGTGCTGGTTACTGGGGCGCTGAGGCACATCTGCTTAAGTAGAGCAGAAACCTTGATCTGGTTTTGCTCAAGCCAGGGCTTATTAGCTCAGGTCCAATGAACATGGACAGCTTCCAGTCCCTGGACAGAAGTTGCATTGTATGATGTTCTCTGGGGGATTACAAAGCCAGGTCTCTGCTTGATTGGGAGTATGTACCAGGCTCTCACATTTGCTTTGACAAATCCTGACTCCTTAAGAAATAGGCATCTTCCCCAGATTACCTGTTTCTCTGCATGACAAAagccttcctgctcctgctgctttcttaCTATCATCTCTGCTACTAGAGTGTTACCCATTATCCCTGCTCAGACTCACCCATCTAAACAAGACTTTCCTAGCTATCCATGCCTTGTACTGCAAAGGCTGTGATTGCTCGACTTCCAAGTGCCAGAGAAGCCCAGTCACCTTCAAACCACCAGCAACACTCCAGTGAT from Corvus hawaiiensis isolate bCorHaw1 chromosome 2, bCorHaw1.pri.cur, whole genome shotgun sequence includes these protein-coding regions:
- the LOC125321446 gene encoding killer cell lectin-like receptor subfamily G member 1 — protein: MEGSRSEVSAADESEEVTYTSVKFSQTPPPRAKAAQGKRAPHLWSAVLKGLAIGFGTLSISLAIALIWKMSDCHPHCPQQWVAYRGSCYSFSTAKKDWNSSQESCRAQGAHLLVISDTWEMDLFKRIQAECFWVGLRNSTGTGWIWEDGSMFSVKVLSNSPVQNCAVLMKDQFHASSCEVPTPWICEKLLR